A stretch of Glandiceps talaboti chromosome 18, keGlaTala1.1, whole genome shotgun sequence DNA encodes these proteins:
- the LOC144449366 gene encoding protein rolling stone-like: MGCCKVKKSDFGFRFQENSVFANSQWKFIPPFIFCIYRIILGLYFLGWLLYSMTASIINNGGAYFLYLTNWGFMTLTLYLVTASSTTLYFHIRTRKTETGLASWSKPNSTPWYFMLSWLLFNLSAIVAPIITLIYWVSLYEGAGLEVGDFHVHAVNFIAVVLEVVIAGMPVRYVHVIYPAIYGITYLSHSLIYWGISGNAIYPILDYSENPGIATATAFGCLAMIIFFQFLLWATYFVKNKLAPQRSRSVDDVTVIANNNEPSKTVLGIDNPTMVMSDKTTQADIEEGEVKNET, translated from the exons aTGGGGTGTTGTAAGGTCAAGAAGTCTGACTTCGGTTTCCGATTCCAGGAGAATTCAGTGTTTGCAAACTCTCAG TGGAAATTCATTCCTCCATTTATCTTCTGCATCTACCGTATCATACTTGGGCTATACTTCCTAGGCTGGCTACTGTATTCCATGACTGCTAGCATCATCAACAATGGAGGGGCTTATTTCTTATATCTGACGAACTGGGGCTTTATGACATTGACCCTGTACTTGGTGACAGCCTCGTCCACGACACTGTATTTTCACATTCGTACCAGAAAAACGGAAACTG GACTCGCGTCATGGAGCAAACCAAATTCAACGCCGTGGTATttcatgttgtcatggttactatTCAACCTTTCCGCCATCGTAGCTCCTATTATCACACTGATCTACTGGGTTAGCCTCTACGAAGGAGCTGGTCTGGAGGTTGGCGATTTTCACGTACACGCTGTTAACTTCATTGCAGTGGTTCTAGAAGTCGTTATCGCCGGCATGCCAGTTCGCTATGTACACGTCATTTATCCCGCAATATACGGCATTACATACCTTAGTCATAGTTTGATATATTGGGGTATAAGTGGTAACGCCATATATCCTATTTTAGACTATTCCGAAAACCCTGGTATAGCGACTGCGACTGCCTTTGGATGCCTTGCTATGATAATATTTTTCCAATTTTTGCTATGGGCTACTTATTTTGTGAAGAACAAACTAGCTCCTCAAAGATCGCGTTctgttgatgacgtcacagtCATCGCGAATAACAACGAACCTTCCAAGACGGTATTGGGTATCGACAATCCAACGATGGTGATGTCCGATAAAACAACTCAAGCAGATATCGAGGAAGGAGAAGTTAAAAACGAAACTTAA